In a single window of the Melioribacteraceae bacterium genome:
- a CDS encoding glycoside hydrolase family 3 C-terminal domain-containing protein, producing MESNFSDKILATQEELNDYKNYNLPIDQRVRDLISRMTLEEKVAQMLCIWGDKKKVIMNEEGNLDFSKLPEYLKDGIGQIGRISDTAGGRNAKEMAQLSNDLQKYFVENTRLGIPAIFHEECLHGIAGPEATSYPQPIGLAASFNPDLIEKIYSSIAEDVRSRGAHQALTPVVDVAREPRWGRVEETFGEDPYLVTQLGIAAVKGFQGDGTFKDKKHVIATLKHFAAHGQPESGTNCAPVNISERVLRDTFLVTFKEVIEKANAMSVMASYNEIDGVSSHASKWLLREVLREEWGFEGFVVSDYYAVTELNLRPEAISHCMAKDKSEAAILAVNAGVNIELPDPDCYPNLVQLVNEGRVEESVIDELVAPLLKYKFLMGLFDDPYVDPELINAEKRLQADREIALQAALETITLLKNDNNILPLDPNQKRTVAVIGPNADRKMLGGYSGKPVHYVSVLEGVKDRLAGIAEILYHEGCRITEGGSWDEDVVTFPDPELNKKLIVEAVEVAKKADIIFLAIGDNEQTSREAWNNNHMGDRSCLQLFGQQNDLVLALSKLGKPIIAILFNGRPIALTNIQDNFNAVLECWYLGQETGNSIAKVIFGEYNPAGKLPISIPRSAGHVPCYYNYKPSARRGYLDSEISAIYPFGFGLSYTTFSFSNLKLQKEKISVDESTEISIDVTNTGKVTGAEVVQLYIRDIYSSVTRPVKELKGFEKVVLKPNETKTVKIKVTPNSLAFTNIDKHFVVEPGEFELMIGNSSRDEDLQKTILTVV from the coding sequence ATGGAATCAAATTTTAGTGACAAAATTCTTGCTACTCAAGAAGAATTGAACGACTACAAAAATTATAATTTACCAATTGATCAAAGAGTCAGAGATTTAATAAGCAGAATGACGCTTGAAGAGAAAGTTGCACAAATGTTATGTATTTGGGGTGATAAGAAAAAAGTAATAATGAATGAAGAGGGTAATCTTGATTTTTCAAAGTTACCTGAATATTTAAAAGATGGCATTGGTCAGATTGGTAGAATTAGTGATACAGCGGGGGGAAGAAACGCAAAGGAGATGGCTCAGCTTTCGAATGATCTTCAAAAATATTTTGTGGAAAATACCAGGCTGGGGATTCCTGCTATTTTTCATGAAGAATGTCTGCATGGTATAGCTGGCCCAGAAGCAACAAGTTATCCTCAACCAATAGGTTTAGCGGCATCATTTAATCCTGATTTAATAGAAAAAATTTATTCTTCAATAGCTGAAGATGTAAGAAGTCGAGGAGCTCATCAAGCTTTAACTCCTGTAGTTGATGTCGCACGTGAACCAAGATGGGGAAGAGTTGAAGAAACTTTTGGCGAAGATCCATACCTGGTTACACAATTAGGAATTGCTGCAGTTAAAGGTTTTCAAGGGGATGGAACATTTAAAGATAAAAAACATGTGATCGCGACTTTAAAACATTTTGCAGCTCATGGACAGCCGGAATCGGGTACCAACTGCGCTCCTGTGAATATTTCTGAGAGAGTACTCCGCGATACTTTCCTTGTTACATTCAAAGAGGTAATTGAGAAAGCAAACGCAATGAGCGTGATGGCATCCTACAATGAAATTGATGGCGTATCTTCTCATGCAAGTAAATGGCTTTTACGCGAAGTGCTGAGAGAGGAATGGGGCTTTGAAGGATTTGTTGTTTCAGATTATTATGCGGTTACTGAATTAAATTTGAGACCCGAAGCAATAAGCCATTGTATGGCAAAAGATAAAAGTGAAGCGGCAATTCTCGCAGTTAATGCCGGTGTTAATATTGAACTGCCCGATCCTGACTGCTATCCTAATCTGGTTCAGTTAGTGAATGAGGGAAGGGTTGAAGAATCTGTTATTGATGAATTGGTCGCCCCTTTGCTCAAGTATAAATTTTTAATGGGATTATTTGATGATCCTTATGTTGATCCAGAATTAATTAACGCTGAAAAGAGACTTCAAGCAGATAGAGAAATTGCTCTGCAAGCCGCCCTCGAAACAATAACACTCCTCAAAAATGATAATAATATCTTACCATTGGACCCAAACCAGAAAAGGACAGTAGCGGTTATTGGACCAAATGCTGACCGGAAAATGTTAGGTGGATACAGCGGTAAACCTGTTCATTATGTAAGTGTACTTGAAGGAGTCAAGGATAGATTAGCCGGCATTGCAGAAATATTATATCATGAAGGATGTAGAATAACCGAAGGTGGATCATGGGATGAGGATGTAGTTACATTCCCCGATCCCGAATTAAATAAAAAATTAATTGTGGAAGCCGTTGAGGTTGCTAAAAAAGCCGATATAATTTTCCTTGCTATTGGAGATAATGAACAAACCTCACGCGAAGCATGGAATAATAACCACATGGGAGATCGATCATGTCTGCAATTGTTTGGGCAGCAAAATGATTTAGTACTAGCACTAAGCAAATTGGGAAAACCAATTATCGCAATTCTTTTTAATGGCAGACCAATAGCACTTACGAATATTCAAGATAATTTTAATGCGGTGCTTGAATGTTGGTATCTCGGTCAGGAAACCGGAAATTCAATTGCCAAGGTAATATTTGGTGAATATAATCCTGCTGGTAAATTACCAATTTCAATTCCCCGTTCTGCCGGCCACGTTCCATGTTATTATAATTATAAACCTTCGGCTAGAAGAGGATATCTGGATTCAGAGATATCAGCAATCTATCCATTTGGATTTGGGTTAAGTTATACAACTTTCTCATTCTCAAACCTGAAATTACAGAAAGAAAAAATTTCGGTAGATGAATCAACAGAAATTTCTATCGATGTTACTAATACAGGCAAAGTTACAGGAGCAGAAGTTGTTCAATTGTACATCCGCGATATCTATAGTTCTGTAACACGGCCGGTAAAAGAATTAAAAGGATTTGAAAAAGTAGTATTAAAACCAAATGAAACCAAAACAGTAAAAATTAAAGTTACTCCGAATTCTCTTGCTTTCACAAATATTGATAAACATTTTGTGGTAGAGCCTGGAGAATTTGAGTTGATGATTGGAAACTCATCGAGAGATGAAGATTTACAGAAAACAATATTGACCGTAGTATAA
- a CDS encoding MFS transporter, with the protein MQTGTGKLSVKEKIGYGFGDAAANFVFQTMLIFQLGFYTDVFGISAAAAGTLLLVGRVWDGIFDPFMGAIADKTNTRWGKFRPWLIWTALPFAVIFVLAFSTPDFSVGTKLIYAYVTYLLLMMVYSANNLPYAALSGVMTGDVNERTSLSSYRFFFAMVAAFIVQGLTLPLVAKFGQGDVQKGWSMTIGLFALICVVCFIITFFAVKERIKPNPAQKSSPVQDYKALLKNRPWISMFSLTLFLFITLALWGTAMYYYFTYFIDKNALYTFLEGWGLVTADLSIKSATWYYSVLDSFGLIALNDQSNITSVGFSLFNMLGQLIMIIGVVLSKPLSMRFGKRLVFMVGLFFTALFTALFYALPSDAVGLIFIVNLLKSLAYGPTIPLLWAMMGDVADYAEWKTYRRATGVVFAGIVFALKAGLGFGGAICGWLLAAYGYTPNDTQSASSLLGIKMTASIYPAITFFLGVVALFYYGIDKKLNIEIQDELAERRKSFKTE; encoded by the coding sequence GTGCAAACGGGTACCGGAAAATTATCAGTTAAAGAAAAAATTGGATACGGATTTGGGGATGCAGCTGCAAATTTTGTTTTCCAAACTATGCTCATTTTTCAATTAGGTTTTTACACAGATGTATTTGGAATAAGCGCAGCAGCAGCAGGTACATTATTATTAGTTGGTAGAGTATGGGATGGTATATTTGATCCTTTTATGGGCGCAATTGCAGATAAAACCAATACTCGCTGGGGAAAATTTAGACCCTGGTTAATATGGACTGCTCTACCATTCGCAGTAATTTTTGTATTAGCATTTTCTACACCAGATTTCAGCGTTGGTACAAAATTAATTTACGCCTATGTTACTTATCTTTTACTTATGATGGTCTATTCGGCAAATAATCTTCCTTATGCAGCATTAAGTGGCGTTATGACCGGCGATGTTAATGAAAGAACCAGTCTTTCATCATATCGATTTTTCTTTGCTATGGTTGCTGCTTTTATAGTGCAAGGTTTAACGCTTCCTCTAGTTGCAAAATTTGGACAAGGCGATGTTCAAAAAGGATGGTCGATGACAATCGGTTTATTCGCTCTCATTTGCGTTGTTTGCTTTATAATTACTTTCTTTGCTGTAAAAGAGAGAATTAAACCCAATCCAGCACAAAAATCCTCCCCAGTACAAGATTATAAGGCGCTTCTTAAAAATCGACCATGGATTTCAATGTTCAGTTTAACATTATTCCTCTTTATTACTCTTGCTCTTTGGGGAACCGCAATGTATTACTACTTTACCTATTTTATAGACAAAAACGCGCTTTATACATTTCTTGAGGGTTGGGGATTAGTAACTGCTGACCTATCGATCAAATCTGCGACTTGGTACTATTCTGTATTGGATTCATTTGGATTGATTGCGTTAAACGATCAGAGCAATATAACTTCGGTAGGATTTAGTTTATTTAATATGCTGGGTCAGTTAATAATGATTATTGGCGTTGTGCTTTCTAAGCCATTATCAATGCGTTTTGGAAAAAGACTTGTATTCATGGTGGGTTTATTTTTTACCGCACTATTTACAGCATTATTTTATGCATTACCATCCGATGCTGTTGGATTAATTTTTATTGTAAATCTTCTTAAATCTCTTGCTTACGGTCCAACAATTCCATTGTTATGGGCAATGATGGGGGATGTTGCCGATTATGCGGAATGGAAAACTTACCGCCGTGCCACCGGGGTTGTATTTGCAGGAATAGTATTTGCGCTAAAAGCGGGTTTAGGATTTGGCGGCGCTATTTGCGGTTGGTTATTGGCCGCATACGGTTATACTCCGAACGATACACAATCTGCAAGTTCTTTATTGGGAATAAAAATGACAGCAAGTATTTATCCGGCAATAACATTCTTTTTAGGTGTTGTAGCACTCTTCTATTATGGTATCGACAAAAAATTAAATATAGAAATTCAGGATGAGTTAGCTGAGAGAAGAAAATCATTTAAAACTGAGTAA
- a CDS encoding carboxypeptidase-like regulatory domain-containing protein — translation MFFKYRLGRFLSCCLFIVLLVSQTLLAQGQATGGITGKVFDKSTKERLPFANVMVKGTNIGTACDLDGNYVLRNIPAGKRIIDVMYLGYVTVSMELDIPAGRLLQQDFALVYTTIEGEEVVITAQAQGQVTAIQQQLTSDNIANYVSEAKIQQLPDFNAASALSRLPGVSTTQSSGEDNKVVIRGLSPQYNAIEIEGVRLSATGSSQIGLSSNPNSGSSGVNNDRSVDLTMVSPYMIRMIAVYKSLTPDMNANSIGGTVNMELREAPQDLHYELMYQQGYTAKSKTLSNYRTVASLSNRFFDNALGIYGLVNAESYDRNSDNMSAGYNLAGEQVLIDPTTGFRPVKVSSVSFNRHLETRERYGANLILDYSIPNGSLKLVNMLARIKSIFTEHRQTINYDAGRMEWQLRDGENYTDQRMHSLKLDYDMGFVNADLSVSFTSSGNKLDKSPVINFNQVDALQSGVPRDNRVPEDLTYLLTKYKGDNNVVLRSADLFTNDYKESKYTYKADFEFPFNFSDDFGGFFKVGGQIYNQDNSTDQETPYLGFNGSATGSGTDIQSILMRGVKDQFGISTDALGNLIGTSFKNSDSKLFDPFLNNTYGGIFYVSNPGLMKDILNYIVGNPAYDASNTQVSSGAQGGWYDGLYQKLTNDYKYKENYYATYAMAKINWLDFMLIGGVRYEKVETDYFAYNARDMRNAQQQKMYDTTSVKQNEFVLPMFQIKYSPFSWMDVRYAYTQTLARPNYTSISPKFTITQGSPGTVYSGNPDLKPAQAFSHDLNFTFFSNKLGLFTVGGFYKTLKNFVYTATYQLDAAQRANIDNIKNYTIVRDGQNVVIPFANANIVKPYNNPFDATVKGLEFDFQHNLWYMPSPFNYVVFGINYARIASEAKYPFYDVKVVVVGRDRIATLVDSASTGRLIDQPNHVLNTYIGYDYEGFSTRLSLVFQANRAIGNGGRYPENDSYTKDYVRFDFSARQRLPFFNMELFLDVSNLNGANTTSIHRSTQGFTGVQNYGLTANLGVRVRY, via the coding sequence ATGTTCTTTAAATACCGATTAGGTAGATTTTTAAGTTGTTGCTTGTTCATTGTACTTTTGGTTTCTCAAACTCTGTTAGCACAGGGACAAGCTACCGGTGGTATTACCGGTAAAGTGTTTGATAAATCAACAAAAGAGAGACTGCCCTTCGCGAACGTAATGGTTAAAGGTACCAATATAGGTACTGCCTGTGATCTCGATGGCAACTATGTTCTTCGTAACATCCCCGCTGGTAAAAGAATTATAGACGTAATGTATCTAGGTTATGTAACAGTCAGTATGGAATTAGATATTCCTGCCGGCAGATTACTACAACAAGATTTTGCTCTCGTTTATACAACCATTGAAGGGGAAGAAGTAGTTATTACTGCTCAGGCTCAGGGCCAAGTAACTGCAATTCAACAGCAGCTAACCTCCGACAATATTGCTAATTATGTTTCTGAAGCAAAAATTCAACAATTACCCGATTTTAACGCTGCATCCGCACTAAGCCGTTTACCCGGTGTTTCTACTACACAAAGTTCTGGTGAGGATAATAAAGTAGTAATTCGTGGTTTGTCCCCTCAATATAATGCTATTGAAATTGAAGGAGTTAGACTATCCGCAACCGGTAGTTCGCAAATAGGTTTATCTTCAAATCCAAATTCTGGCAGCAGTGGTGTAAACAATGATAGAAGCGTTGATCTTACAATGGTTTCTCCCTATATGATTAGAATGATTGCAGTTTATAAGTCACTTACTCCCGATATGAACGCAAACTCAATTGGCGGTACAGTTAATATGGAGTTGAGAGAAGCTCCTCAAGATCTTCATTATGAACTTATGTACCAACAGGGATATACTGCAAAGAGTAAAACCTTGAGTAATTACCGAACAGTAGCATCTCTTAGTAACCGGTTTTTTGATAATGCCCTCGGTATTTATGGACTGGTTAATGCCGAATCATATGACAGAAATTCAGATAACATGAGTGCTGGTTATAATCTCGCGGGTGAACAAGTGCTAATAGATCCAACAACTGGTTTTCGTCCTGTTAAAGTGAGTAGTGTTTCATTTAACCGTCACTTGGAAACCAGAGAGCGTTATGGCGCAAATTTAATTCTCGATTATTCTATTCCAAATGGTTCATTGAAACTTGTAAACATGCTTGCAAGAATTAAATCAATATTTACTGAACATCGTCAAACAATTAATTATGATGCTGGAAGAATGGAATGGCAGTTGAGAGATGGTGAAAATTATACCGATCAACGTATGCATTCTCTTAAATTAGATTATGATATGGGTTTTGTAAACGCGGATTTATCTGTGAGCTTTACTTCCTCTGGTAATAAATTGGATAAATCTCCTGTAATAAATTTTAATCAAGTTGATGCGTTACAATCGGGTGTTCCTCGCGATAATAGAGTACCAGAAGATTTAACTTATCTGCTTACAAAATATAAAGGTGATAATAACGTTGTACTTAGAAGTGCGGATCTTTTTACAAATGATTATAAAGAATCAAAATATACTTATAAGGCCGACTTTGAATTCCCATTCAATTTCAGTGATGATTTTGGAGGATTCTTTAAAGTGGGCGGTCAGATTTATAATCAAGATAATAGTACTGATCAAGAAACTCCATATTTAGGTTTTAATGGTAGTGCTACTGGTTCTGGAACAGATATACAATCAATTTTAATGAGAGGTGTTAAGGATCAATTTGGAATTTCCACTGATGCCTTAGGAAACTTAATTGGAACCAGTTTTAAGAATTCCGATTCAAAACTTTTTGATCCATTCCTCAATAACACTTACGGTGGGATTTTTTATGTATCTAATCCTGGTTTAATGAAAGATATTCTTAATTATATTGTTGGAAACCCTGCTTACGATGCTTCAAATACGCAGGTAAGTTCAGGTGCTCAGGGTGGTTGGTATGATGGACTCTACCAGAAGCTTACAAATGATTATAAATATAAAGAAAATTATTATGCTACCTACGCTATGGCAAAGATTAATTGGTTGGACTTTATGCTTATCGGCGGTGTGCGCTACGAAAAAGTTGAGACTGATTATTTTGCTTACAATGCAAGAGATATGAGAAATGCTCAACAACAAAAAATGTATGACACTACTTCAGTTAAACAAAATGAATTTGTTCTTCCAATGTTTCAAATTAAATATAGTCCCTTTAGCTGGATGGATGTTCGTTATGCTTATACACAAACTCTTGCAAGACCAAATTATACTTCGATCAGTCCCAAATTCACAATTACTCAAGGTTCACCTGGTACAGTTTACTCCGGAAATCCTGACTTAAAACCAGCTCAGGCATTTAGTCATGATCTTAACTTCACATTCTTTTCAAATAAATTAGGATTATTTACTGTCGGTGGGTTTTATAAAACTTTAAAAAACTTTGTTTATACTGCAACTTATCAGTTGGATGCCGCACAAAGAGCCAATATCGACAATATTAAAAATTATACAATTGTACGTGATGGACAGAATGTGGTAATTCCTTTCGCCAATGCAAATATTGTTAAACCATATAACAATCCATTCGACGCTACAGTGAAGGGATTAGAGTTTGACTTCCAGCATAACTTGTGGTACATGCCTTCACCTTTTAATTACGTTGTCTTTGGTATTAACTATGCTCGAATAGCATCTGAAGCAAAATATCCATTCTATGATGTTAAAGTTGTTGTTGTGGGACGTGACCGAATAGCTACTCTTGTTGACAGTGCTTCTACCGGAAGACTTATCGATCAGCCAAATCATGTATTGAACACTTACATTGGTTATGATTATGAAGGTTTCTCAACAAGACTCTCACTCGTTTTCCAAGCCAATCGTGCTATTGGTAATGGTGGTAGATATCCGGAAAATGATTCATACACTAAAGATTATGTAAGATTTGATTTTTCAGCAAGACAAAGACTTCCGTTTTTCAATATGGAATTATTCTTGGATGTTTCAAATCTTAATGGTGCTAATACAACATCAATACATAGATCTACTCAAGGATTTACAGGTGTGCAGAATTATGGATTGACGGCAAACCTTGGTGTTAGGGTTAGATATTGA
- a CDS encoding peptidyl-prolyl cis-trans isomerase translates to MKLIIYLVLAFYLSSTFSSGINAQPKNENSNIIARINENYTVTFDDLKKYVKDWMFDKKYPNKTDAYLNALDALLINQMKRFDFFERGLDRDKKLIQNVQRVINEELTIKYFEKYFMGKYTSEANMLDAYNKMGKEVVSRQIVLYKKENATPKQIDSLKRKTLQIKSDVDKGKKFENLVAKYSQETTSKNSKGYTSPVTWEQSLADPVFNTIFNLKPGDVRIIETNDSFVIVNVTSINKLSVEPFEEIKGTVEQKLRSGYFDTALKEFDDFKKTFVDESSIVWNEKSIKKIVEWSQNSKFYSQLYETTITQEILQNGNDTILTYSNNVVDLKEFLRLLDEILILNSSERTNEKNIKEFLLESIMLDYVVKKANENNFLRDIFNPFTNNSVIKNRLVWMYNKAVIESQIEDTTSVVLQKFYDAQKDSLYYQLDKVNIYALIFPNKSDADSAANKIRSGTPFEKIMDRWFVKTYIINREGNYNSFLSKEKPYLAEEAFKLQLGEIAGPIEFEDDIKGKQYAIIKCVGRQNQKQLTYSDVKNKIGNDYRTYYYEKISKENEIMLKSKFNLEINEAVLNNLISTDK, encoded by the coding sequence ATGAAGTTGATTATTTATTTAGTATTGGCATTTTATCTTAGTTCAACTTTCAGTTCTGGTATTAATGCTCAGCCGAAAAATGAAAATTCAAATATAATTGCCAGAATAAACGAGAACTATACTGTAACATTTGACGACTTAAAAAAATATGTCAAAGATTGGATGTTCGATAAAAAGTATCCAAATAAAACAGACGCCTATCTGAATGCACTAGACGCATTATTAATTAATCAAATGAAAAGATTTGATTTTTTTGAGAGAGGATTGGATAGAGACAAAAAATTAATCCAAAACGTTCAAAGGGTTATTAATGAAGAACTAACAATAAAATATTTTGAAAAATATTTTATGGGTAAATATACCAGCGAAGCAAATATGCTTGATGCTTACAATAAAATGGGTAAAGAGGTAGTAAGCAGGCAAATTGTATTATATAAAAAGGAAAATGCAACCCCCAAACAGATCGATTCATTAAAAAGAAAAACTCTTCAAATAAAATCCGATGTTGATAAGGGCAAAAAGTTTGAAAATCTAGTTGCAAAATACTCCCAGGAGACAACTTCGAAAAATTCCAAAGGATACACATCGCCTGTTACTTGGGAGCAAAGTCTTGCGGACCCGGTATTTAATACAATATTTAATTTGAAGCCTGGTGATGTGAGAATTATTGAAACCAACGATTCGTTTGTGATAGTAAATGTTACATCTATTAATAAATTATCAGTTGAACCCTTCGAAGAGATAAAGGGTACAGTAGAGCAAAAACTCCGGAGCGGTTATTTTGATACCGCATTAAAGGAATTTGATGATTTTAAAAAGACATTTGTTGATGAATCATCCATAGTATGGAATGAAAAGTCAATAAAGAAAATTGTTGAATGGTCACAAAATTCGAAATTTTATTCCCAACTTTATGAAACAACAATTACACAAGAAATTTTGCAAAATGGGAATGACACAATTCTAACATATTCCAATAATGTTGTTGACTTAAAAGAATTTCTGCGGTTACTTGATGAAATACTAATTTTAAATTCTTCTGAAAGAACCAACGAAAAAAATATTAAAGAATTTTTGCTTGAATCAATTATGCTGGATTATGTGGTTAAAAAAGCCAATGAAAACAATTTCTTGAGAGATATATTTAATCCATTTACTAATAATTCTGTAATTAAAAACAGGCTTGTTTGGATGTACAATAAAGCAGTTATAGAGTCACAGATTGAAGATACTACTTCTGTTGTACTTCAAAAATTTTATGATGCTCAGAAAGATTCACTCTATTATCAGTTAGATAAGGTGAATATTTACGCATTAATTTTTCCAAATAAAAGTGACGCTGATAGCGCAGCGAATAAAATTCGATCGGGAACCCCTTTTGAAAAAATAATGGATAGATGGTTTGTAAAAACTTATATAATAAACCGGGAAGGGAATTATAATTCCTTTTTAAGCAAAGAAAAACCTTACCTGGCAGAAGAAGCTTTCAAATTACAACTTGGAGAGATCGCTGGTCCTATTGAATTTGAGGATGATATTAAGGGAAAGCAGTACGCTATAATTAAATGTGTTGGTAGGCAGAATCAAAAACAACTTACTTATAGCGATGTTAAAAACAAAATCGGCAACGATTATAGAACTTATTATTACGAAAAAATTTCGAAAGAAAATGAGATTATGCTTAAAAGCAAATTCAATTTAGAGATTAATGAAGCAGTTCTAAACAATTTAATATCTACCGATAAGTAA
- a CDS encoding LacI family DNA-binding transcriptional regulator: MKRITIVDVAKKVGVSKGTVSAVINGKNTVKPATRDQILKVMKELNFRPKGVARNLKNGGQEKSIGIILKDLNYPFYTAIASGAKEYANSKGYSVLIASSENEHDREQKLSHLFATKDIKGTIIAPIVEGASEIEHLFKLRMINYPFVLLEDVKGIQANVVAIDNLRAIKRAVKYLIESGHTKIVHFAGPPSSSHTQERIEGFRHAFSESTLAFNKQMIVSVGSNHEESFARTIEYFKSLPREEYPTAIVCFNDMQALAVMTSLKEMDIRVPEDVSIIGNDDIYYAKMFPVPLTTIRAPQKEIGRKAAEILIRNIESNSTFTPERVVLETEFIIRESSRVLI; this comes from the coding sequence ATGAAAAGAATTACGATAGTAGATGTAGCGAAAAAAGTAGGAGTATCAAAAGGGACAGTCTCAGCAGTAATAAATGGGAAGAATACAGTAAAACCGGCTACTCGTGATCAAATACTAAAAGTGATGAAAGAGTTAAATTTCCGCCCCAAGGGAGTAGCTCGAAACTTAAAAAATGGTGGACAAGAAAAAAGTATAGGAATAATATTAAAGGATTTGAACTATCCCTTTTATACAGCCATCGCCTCTGGCGCCAAAGAATACGCCAACAGTAAGGGTTATTCAGTACTGATAGCCAGTTCAGAAAATGAACATGATAGAGAGCAGAAACTATCACATTTATTTGCGACGAAGGATATCAAGGGGACCATAATCGCGCCGATAGTTGAGGGAGCCTCGGAGATAGAGCATCTATTTAAGCTAAGGATGATAAATTATCCATTTGTATTGTTGGAAGATGTAAAGGGAATACAGGCAAACGTAGTAGCCATAGATAACCTACGAGCAATCAAGAGAGCAGTAAAATATTTAATAGAAAGCGGTCATACAAAAATAGTGCACTTTGCCGGTCCTCCAAGTTCATCGCATACCCAGGAAAGAATAGAAGGATTCCGTCACGCATTTAGTGAAAGTACCTTGGCGTTCAATAAACAGATGATAGTATCAGTAGGCTCAAATCATGAAGAAAGCTTTGCCAGGACGATAGAATACTTCAAGAGTTTACCACGAGAAGAATATCCAACAGCGATAGTATGTTTTAATGATATGCAGGCATTGGCGGTAATGACGTCATTGAAGGAGATGGATATAAGAGTACCGGAAGATGTATCGATAATCGGTAATGATGATATATATTACGCAAAGATGTTTCCGGTGCCATTAACAACGATAAGAGCGCCACAGAAAGAGATAGGAAGAAAGGCGGCAGAGATATTGATAAGAAATATCGAGTCAAATTCCACATTTACACCGGAAAGAGTAGTATTAGAAACTGAGTTTATAATACGTGAATCTTCTAGGGTGCTTATTTAG